One stretch of Callospermophilus lateralis isolate mCalLat2 chromosome 11, mCalLat2.hap1, whole genome shotgun sequence DNA includes these proteins:
- the LOC143409524 gene encoding dnaJ homolog subfamily B member 6 encodes MVDYYEVLGVQRHASPEDIKKAYRKFALKWHPDKNPENKEEAERKFKQVAEAYEVLSDAKKRDIYDKYGKEGLNGGGGGGSHFDSPFEFGFTFRNPDDVFRDFFGGRDPFSFDFFEDTFEDFFGNRRGPRGSRNRGAGSFFSAFSGFPTFGGGFSAFDTGFTSFGSLGHGGLTSFSSTSFGGSGMGNFKSISTSTKIVNGRKITTKRIVENGQERVEVEEDGQLKSLTMNGKEQLLRLDNK; translated from the coding sequence ATGGTGGATTACTATGAAGTTCTAGGCGTGCAGAGACATGCCTCACCCGAGGATATCAAAAAGGCATACCGGAAATTTGCACTAAAGTGGCATCCAGATAAAAATCCTGAGAATAAAGAAGAAGCAGAGAGGAAATTCAAACAAGTAGCTGAGGCATATGAGGTGTTATCAGATGCTAAAAAACGGGACATCTATGACAAGTATGGCAAAGAAGGCTTAaatggtggaggtggaggtggaagtCATTTTGACAGTCCATTTGAGTTTGGCTTCACATTCCGGAACCCAGATGATGTCTTCAGGGACTTTTTTGGTGGAAGGGACCCATTTTCCTTCGActtctttgaagatacatttgaAGACTTTTTTGGGAACCGAAGAGGTCCCCGAGGAAGCAGAAACCGAGGTGCAGGCTCATTTTTCTCCGCTTTCAGTGGATTTCCAACATTTGGAGGTGGATTTTCTGCATTTGATACAGGATTTACTTCATTTGGGTCACTAGGTCACGGTGGCCTTACTTCATTCTCTTCTACATCATTTGGTGGCAGCGGGATGGGTAACTTCAAATCAATATCAACTTCTACCAAAATAgtaaatgggagaaaaatcacTACAAAAAGAATCGTTGAGAATGGTCAAGAAAGAGTAGAAGTTGAAGAAGACGGCCAGTTAAAGTCCTTAACGATGAATGGTAAGGAGCAGCTGCTACGCTTGGATAACAAGTAA